The following DNA comes from Xiphias gladius isolate SHS-SW01 ecotype Sanya breed wild chromosome 10, ASM1685928v1, whole genome shotgun sequence.
ttggtttaaacTTTTCATCACCGCTGAACCAAAGTCTCTGTTTGTCCTGAAGCATCTTGAAGCAAGTGATGACTCAAGTTTTTTCAGAGCGCCTCAAACAGCATTATACAAATTCTACATTACATTTAACCTGTGTTTATCCAGCTGCTCACACACTGTACTGAGCTTTTCACACAGAGCAGATGGTTCAGTCAGTGCCTCGCTCAAAGACACCTTGAGTTTTAGAAGGAAGCGAGAACATTTCGTATTAATTCAGGACTAAACAACCACAGAAGTCATAACACGAGTTGAAGCTAATATCAACAAGTTCAGAGTCTTTAGATGACAACGAATTgcttttagttttattgtttttgtttagatttaGAAAATACTGTGCTGTCCTGCATTCATTACAGCCTAAGTTTTCTGAGGACATCCAAGTCATATTAAcattatatagcacttttcctGTGTTATGTAAATTTATACAATGTTTTGTCATTGAATTTTCTTGGTTTGAATTGTCCGATCTCCGGGGACATACAGCATAAAACTGAATTAGTTAAAAAAACTTTCGCCACTgtaaaattgattaatttatcattatgacgttgaactttttctttccctgctgTAAAATCTGCAGGATGCGTGAGGACATGTCCACCATGGTGTGcgtgaaggaggaggaggaccctGGGGAGAAGCTGTCCCAGGATGAGATCATCTCCAGGACCAAGCAGGTGATTCAGGGGCTGGAGGCCCTGAAGCAGGAGCACCACTCCATCCTGGAGGGCCTGCTGGGCACGCTGCGCTGCCTGAAACAGGACGAGGAGGGCGTCCTTGTCGAAGAGAAGTCCCACATGATCCGCAAGTCCCTGGAGATGCTGGAACTCGGGCTGAGCGAGGCACAGGTATGTACCTACATCTTTCCACCTTTTTTATGATtaacatttatcttttttttaaacaattacaaCGAAACAAGGTGAATAAAGATTGAGactaaaaatagataaataacgAGGCAGGCTTTGTCTAATAAATATATGATACACATCCAGAACATCCACCATGCAGCCTCTGATATCTACCTCCAGTTTTTTGCTTGAAGTTATGGTGAAGTAAAAtgtgattcatatttttatatatcatCTAACACTCCtaatgtctctgtgtctcaaACTCTCTGTCTAATTAAACCCCTCCAGCCTTTCACCTTAGACCATATACTATTAAGTGGATGCTTTTACCCAAGGCGCCTTGCAGTAACATTAGTATACACATATTTAGTTCTGGTGGGCAGTGTGCTCTAATCCTGGGCAATTTTATTATCCAACTTTACGCATGATGCTGCAGGAATCTGTCACTGTATCTCTTTGTATTAAGATGTTGGAGTTATTTGTTCCTTGTATTAAAAGTACAGTCAGTCTGTTGTCCTTCATGCATCATATATTCTGGTAATATGATACTTACAAAGAGATACTCTTGAATATCACAGGATTTGAAAATTTATGgtataaatgtttttcaaaacagcCTAGTCAGACGTCTGTATAGCCTATGgttcttttcatcaaaaaatGGTTAGAAATTAGTGTCAATATTGTTATGAAGTATTCCTTAACCCAAAACGTAATTGTAATGTTTATTcctatttatattttgtatcaAGGCAACACCTGAATTTATTGTCTACTTGATCCAACATCCAAACTTTGTGATAGGATTTGTGTTAATGAACTATGAAAGAACTCTGGTGTTTAAAGAAACCTCCTCCTCTTGGCCCAGGTGATGATGGCGCTGTCGAGCCACCTGAGCTCGGTGGAGTCGGAGAAGCAGAAGCTGCGAGCTCAGGTACGCCGGCTCTGCCAGGAGAACCAGTGGCTGAGGGACGAGCTGGCTGGGACGCAGCAGAAACTGCAGAAGAGCGAGCAGAGCGTGgcccagctggaggaggagaagaagcacCTGGAGTTCATGAACCAGCTGAAGAAGTACGACGAGGACCTGTCCCCATCTGTGAGTCCTCAGGTTCTTCTTCATAATTTGTTATAATGGCCACATGTTTAATATGTTTGACCAAACATGTCATTGCTGAAGaaggatttaaaaacagaaactccaGTGTATGGTAGGGATACTAGAGATGAGTATTGTTACAGAGACTGACCTGTGAGACGGATAGGGCATCAGCCAATAAGCAACTGatcaagtttattttaaagaatcaaaaaatctatttttgctATCAGTGACATTCATTGAATCACAGTCTCTGCCACTGACTCAATTTTTAGTGCTACTGCAATCCACatgttacataaaaatgattcagGTGGGTTAATTTTTGTCACATATTCAGACTTTGAATGTGGGAAAAGGAGAATACTTGATTTGGATCTGTATTCTGCATCAGCATCGCCTGAATTGTGGTATTGGTactgggattaaaaaaaaaaaaaagtcagattggTGCATCCCTTGAACATGGAAAAAGACGAAGAATCAGGAGAAACCACCAAAAGATCGAGAACATAATAGATGATGACTAACCAGTGAGAACAGACAGGAATTCTCAAGATTCTTGGAAAGAATGCATCACATGCAAACTAGCTGGGACAAATGCAGCATTACTGTCTGCAGCAGTGGTCAAACTTCAGTGTGTAAAGTATGCAGGTTATTATTccaacattttgttaaaactacTCACAAGGATAGCTACAGGAGGGGATATGAAAAAGGGAGAAGTAATCGGTTAAGTCAGTCGgtgtattttctgtttgatgGATTAATCTGTTCATTCTTGAGCCACATTTTCCAACTAGAAAGTACTCAGTGAGTGCATAATTCTGCAAAGGCTACACAATAATCATGATACTAGAAAACGTTTAGAGTTTCATCAAAGTACATAGTTGTTAGACAATCATGGGATAAAGTTTAATAAAGCACTTCTTGAGAGAAtggcaaaaatgtttataaatgcCCTAATTTGCAATATCAagaattttaattgaaaaattcctggatctcCACCGTctaagtcaaaaaaaaagaaggcaaaaatGTGCCCAAGTGGTTAATTGACTGGTATAGggattaattcatttttttgactGGGCTTGTGAGCGTcactttttcagtttgattatttGTGTAAAGTATTTGAATGGGCTCAGCATTGTTTTGTTATGAAGCTCCCATTTCTTTGAATGACTgctatttttggcttttttagTCGCTTTCGTAGACACTTTATCAGCAGCagagtttgaaaatgaattggGAGTGAAAGCTATCAAAGTAAACGATCTCAAGTATAAGTGCTTTGAAACATACTTGCCTGGACCCAGAGTAAAGAATTCCTGCATCAGCGAATAAGTTGGTTCTTTTGTGGATTTAGAAAACACTGAGTCACTTCATGTATAATCTCCCCTCTTTTTGGTTTTTgccctccctcttttccttctctccttgccctccttctctcccatcTCCGTCCCTCACACCCTCCCCTATCAGGAGGAGAAGGACTCCGACTCCAGTAAAGAGACTCTGGACGATCTCTTCCCGGATGACCAGGATGACCAAGCCCCTGGCAGTAAGTGTTCCACCTTCGTCTTCTACCCTCCACTCAGGGTCATTCTCGAGCATTTTCAAACCTGGACCCGGATATGAAATATAGTTCCTGGCCTTGGGATGTAGATTTAATAGTAGGAGTGCTCTTGTTATTTTGGTACAAACCTGAGGTGGGTTTGTGACCCCTTAATCTCTTCATGTTTCTGTACTTACACGCACTCTGTCTTGCTCTACCaatctctcacacatacacgtCCCACTTTTTCTTTGCTCCCGCTCTTCATGTCCACGCCTTCCCACAATGTTTGATGGGGTGGTCTTTCAATAGCTCAGTAGCCCAGACAGTAAAGCTGTGTTGGCTGTAAAGGTCCATTAGTCAGGACCTAGTTCAGCTTGGAAGGAGGCCAAATGGAGGAAAAACCTCCCAGCCACACTGGTGTTTATAGGATTTCTGCAGTATGTTCTTTCTGTGTGGCTGTAGTCAAGGTAAATAATGTTTGGGAAAAAGACCTCAGTGGTGATATGAACTGATTTGTTTTGGCTTTGAATATCAATGAAATGCTAAAAATCTAGACATTTGGTACCATAAAACCATGGCGAAAAAGAGAAACTTAGCGAAACTAAATAGGATTATAACTACAGTTTAGTCCAATGCCCCACTGTAAGAGCCACTAAGAGCACTAATTCGGCTGTATGAAAAATTTGCAATTCaaagaaatatactgtaactttGAGTTTTGTTCTGGACAACTGACCAACAAGCTTCTGGTctccacaaaacaacaaacaatttgTCCTCAAACTTGGCATTGATAGTATCGTTAAACTCTTTTTGCACCACTGCGAGTCCCATTTGGCACCAGTTTGTCGGCTAATTTAAATGGCTGAGAAAAATGGACAGCAGACTGGTTCACATTCTGTCTGAGCCATACGCCTGCTCTGTGCACTCGAgtcctctttcttctttgttaaactgtttaatttgaACCTACCAGCTGGAAATTTATCTTGCAGAACACGTTTGATAAAAGTAATACACTTAatagtttaaaaattaaatttatattgaaatttttcatttctttacagTATGAGGTCCAATCAAATAGATTTTAAGAGTGTAACTGGACATTGTCGTTGGTAAAATAGTGAATTTACGAAAGGGTAGCCGCTCAGTacactgaaatgtgaaatttaatttaatcttaattAGTGCACATGATATAagcatttaaataataattttggaatttttcttcatatttccCATTATCAgcaaatcccacgaaaagaccaaaaccaacaatgaattgatcctagtaacaagtattgtgtgtgtatctaaaaGCTGATATGTTATTCCCCTGCCCTGCTGCtccaaatactcactagagcatcAAATTTGGTTTGATGTGCAGTGGaaaaacagtccccaacaaatgcactatttcctcccaTTTGAGtagcattttcaaaaaattacaGTGCCCAGCTCTTCAAGGAAAATCACTTATGcgtttaaaactgaaactatacATTTATGACCTGTTTTGTAAAGATTTATGCCTTGGGCAGGAACCAGTGGGCTTACAACTAAGAGCCACAGAAGGGCGGGAAAGTATTCAACAGAATACTGCATTAGTGACTTTCATCTTTTCGTGAGATTTgtcaacaataacaaaagtatAGAATGTCTACAGCTGTAAGATGTAGAAAgaccaataaaaaataatgccaGATACCTATTTGCAGCACATTTTAGGTTTGATGTTTTCCTCAGGCAGCGTCCTGACATGCACTATGGTCCATGTGGCCGGTGGTAATTCCCCTTTTCTTACAGTGTTTTCTGGGTGTAATTTTAGGGTGTGATCCAGACTTCTCTATTTATGCCCAAATTATGATTGCAGTGCAGGTTGTAGAGCAAAGGAAGCAGAGCAGGTTGTTTTGGGGATACTGCATCAAATTAGAGGACTGCTTTTTTCCCCACGttttatttggggaaaaaaatgggttcattattctgtttttcagccttttctCTTGCCTTCCCTTCCCTTTTCCCTCCCATGGCCACTCAGACCAGTCTGCCATTATGCAACCCCATATGCAGCAAGATGCAATGCACAATGTGTTCTGACAGCTGTCAATCATagccagcattttttttcagcagttggTGCTATCATAAATGAAGAATGCAACAGTTTGGTGATGTCATTAGGTCACAGGCTCGATGCATTTCTTGCATGCAAGGCTTATGCAACCAActattaaatgttatttactttAAGGTACTTTAAGACTGTTCTGTTCCTGTCCTGCTACCTTTTCTGACCTAAAAAGGGGGCGGTCTGATAGGAAAGGTGATATGTCCTAAATTATTTAACACATCTAGATGCAAATACCaagaaataaaagctgaaattcTGAACTCTTGTCTCATATTAATCTTTTGATCTTAAACCCACGTCTTCActgtacaacaaaaacaaaagcgtTGACCTTGTCGTTCCAATAGTTTTGGAGGGGACTGTATATCCCACCACTTGATGCGTGCCATTGTAACAAGATAATCAGtgttattcacttcacctgtcagtAGTCTTAAGTTTGTGGCTGATCGCTGTAAAAACATCTGATGCTCATTGATACACTCCCAAATTCCTGCATACACCCACACCTTCCTACTCACACCTAGATCAGTGCTAACAATAAATAGAATCAAGTAGCTACATTTTAGGATGTTACATACAAAACTTAATGGACTGAAAAAACTTGCTTGTAAAGATTTagtgttctgtttctgttaatgAATTGGACTAGAGTTAGCAACTGTTTCAGTTGGACCTGAAGTGTTTATTATACATGGTGCTTCACAGTTACAGAAAAGGCAAcgaaaaacatttgaaaagataATTAAATCAGATACAtgcaaaattattaaagaaCAGGAACAAACCAGGGCAAGGAAGCATTAATAAAACACTCAATAGTTTGCTGTCCTCCACTGAAGTACCATTTTTGGTTGGAACCTCGACTTTGAAGTCAATATTTAGCAAACTTAAAAGGAGAATTTGctgaaaataggttttcagtCTGATTGGACGTAGTGCTTACTGAATGTCTAGTGAGTTCACACTTGAGTTTGGTGTTACTTGACAAATATGTTTGGACTTTAACtatgactgtatataaagatggacgacATGAAAGCTCCccaaaagtgaagccaaaagGCTGCAGTATTGGTCTTGAACCCCGCCCCCTCCATGTTAGTACTAGTACAcgtcaaatcatttttttccaaagatgGTTTCTTTCATCATAGATATGTTTTCTGTATGTTcaagtgttcatttttctgatatgtttggttttaattagttatttgatGCTAAGAAAAGGGGCTGTGATGTTGTGATTGacagctatgtgtgtgtgctcttgaTTAAGTCGGGCGGTTGTACTAGCGGGACCTCGATACCCCGGCTTAACCCGCTGATTACTACTGTGCAGGCTCTGGCTCCTATAATTTgctataattttataattttctgacattttatagattaatcaagaaaataatcagcggATTAACcagtaatgaaagtaattgttagttgcagcctcaAATATGATTGTTTACTGTTTACTAAATACGTGATGAGTAAGTAAAAGTATAGAGTTCGGCACTGAGTTTGGTgttatgtggtattaaaaagatcttttaaaagttttaaatttaactcTGCAGAAACTCTTATCTTACATCCTTTGTCTGCAACGataaaaagaaactaaattGCGTCTTACCTTATGTAAATACCTTTGAAACTTCTTAGTCCTGTATTAGTGCAGTTTATTGTTGTGAAGATGCTGTTGGACTCGGCTGGATACATGTCTGTTATTCTTGTCCGTTTCAGTTGTGCTGTCAACATCTTGCTCTGCTGTGAGTGTAGGTAGAGAGAGGCTGCTGTGGTGCAAATGGTTCTGAACACCTGGTATCACTTGGTGTCTGGACACTGCACTGTGGTCAGTTATACTACTGCAGTGGGCAGCTTCCACTTTAAAGGCCACAAGCTCTCCCTCAGGGTAAATATAGAGCTGCCTGCCTTTAATAAGAAACCCAATCAGGTGGTTTCCTGACCTCTCGCTCACAAGCACATTCATGcattcttacacacacacacacacacacacacacacacacacacacacacacacacacacacacacacacacacacacacacacacacacacacacacacacacacagagagagagaaagaaagacagacctATGGCATGTCATGAGAGACATTCCAGTCATGTCCTCCTGACCCCATTAAACATAACACACAAAAACCGGAACATTTCCTGTGCATTGTAGCAGAATGAGGACATTGATTATGAGTAAATAATCTTGTTTGCAGGTCATATGTTAGCAGCTAAccaagtgtttgtttgtggcgGTCTCAGTTTTGATCCATTTTTAGCAATTCAAATGTCTGATGGTTCCAAACGATTTTGTAAATTCATAAGAAAAGCTGCGATATTTGAACCAAAGTTTGACTTGACTCATATTCAAACACATAATACAACAAGTCAGTATTTAacttacacattttaaaaccgTATGGACATGTCTTTAACACTGCAGTTGTCAGATTGCTGAGGtatcattttccttttctacatcatttaatagaaaaactacaaattatGCCAACAGGAAGGGACAGAtaagtacagctgaaatgattaatgagtcagtcaaacaacagaaatatgagggtttttttttttttaagcacaaaataccaaacatttatTTCCAACCTCTAGTCGAAGGAtttggagcttttttttgttttttgtaatgctGCAATAAGTtggatatctttgggttttgaaaagtttttttggaaaaaataagaaTGTTATTTAGTCATGCTCTTAAATGTCAGGAAATTGTAACAATTGTCATTTTTGATGATTTcctgacacatttttttagaaCAAAAGATTAATTCAAGATATGAGTTGCAGGCCTaagttacagtacagtacagtagacCGTTGTGCATAAATGTAACCAAAATTATTGGTACTTTAAAAACCACTTAGGTGTGTATCTTGATGTCTAACCTTTTCCCTCTTCCATTTAATTCCTTGCGTCTCCAGTCCAGCCGGCCCATGGCAGCGCTGCAGCAGCGGCTGCCCAGCAGGGAGGTTATGAGATCCCGGCCCGTCTGAGGACCCTCCACAACCTGGTGATCCAGTATGCCTCCCAGGGCCGGTATGAGGTGGCTGTGCCTCTCTGCAAACAGGCCCTGGAGGACCTGGAGAAGACCTCTGGACACGACCACCCAGATGTGGCCACCATGCTCAATATCCTAGCCCTTGTTTACAGGTTAGTCTATCACAGGGGTTCTCAAACTTATTACTCGAAGGTCCACATCTGATTTTCATACAGGGTCAGAGATGCAGAACGATTgtacaaattaacatttaatcaaGCGTTCTTGGTATCATCAGTTACAGCTCTGTTAAGTCATCAGCAAGTAACCCTGTTCTCATGGTCAAAGTGCAGTTGGATGATGGtatttgcttttgcagtttCACCTTTCCCTCGAACATAGCCTCAGCTATCCCATCCAAGCATCCTTACGTTTTACACTGCCACTCTTTACAATCCTTACTGTTTCTGTGCAAATTAAACACCTGGCCTTTGTGCTGGATTGGGGCAAAATGAACGCATATTTTTCTGTCCACTCCTGTTCGAATACTTGGTTTACTTGGtcaacttttcttttatctgtaaATTTCGACAATGACATCTGTACTTTTTGTGCGCAGACCCGCTGTACACTGCCTACCAGTAGACTACTTGTTGTCCCAATTAGTTCaactgtcagtgttgttttggtGACCCAGTGACCCCTGAACTCTGATGTGTAAATACTCCACAAACGTCACATCTCCTGTGATTGGGCCAGCGCGAAGCAGAGGCAGAAACGGCTCAAACAATTAGTCCATATTTATTTCTGATACAGACATATTCTTACAACTACATTTACGCTAGTTGCAGAAATTGTGTACTACAGAAAACGAGACAC
Coding sequences within:
- the klc1a gene encoding kinesin light chain 1 isoform X7 codes for the protein MREDMSTMVCVKEEEDPGEKLSQDEIISRTKQVIQGLEALKQEHHSILEGLLGTLRCLKQDEEGVLVEEKSHMIRKSLEMLELGLSEAQVMMALSSHLSSVESEKQKLRAQVRRLCQENQWLRDELAGTQQKLQKSEQSVAQLEEEKKHLEFMNQLKKYDEDLSPSEEKDSDSSKETLDDLFPDDQDDQAPGIQPAHGSAAAAAAQQGGYEIPARLRTLHNLVIQYASQGRYEVAVPLCKQALEDLEKTSGHDHPDVATMLNILALVYRDQNKYKEAANLLNDALAIREKTLGRDHPAACVSAVWIAIIHHFLKLRLPPPSITWLSCMGREGSTRKQSLCARERWRSGKRCWGRTTRMWPSS
- the klc1a gene encoding kinesin light chain 1 isoform X6 codes for the protein MREDMSTMVCVKEEEDPGEKLSQDEIISRTKQVIQGLEALKQEHHSILEGLLGTLRCLKQDEEGVLVEEKSHMIRKSLEMLELGLSEAQVMMALSSHLSSVESEKQKLRAQVRRLCQENQWLRDELAGTQQKLQKSEQSVAQLEEEKKHLEFMNQLKKYDEDLSPSEEKDSDSSKETLDDLFPDDQDDQAPGIQPAHGSAAAAAAQQGGYEIPARLRTLHNLVIQYASQGRYEVAVPLCKQALEDLEKTSGHDHPDVATMLNILALVYRDQNKYKEAANLLNDALAIREKTLGRDHPAQACVSAVWIAIIHHFLKLRLPPPSITWLSCMGREGSTRKQSLCARERWRSGKRCWGRTTRMWPSS